One region of Camelina sativa cultivar DH55 chromosome 6, Cs, whole genome shotgun sequence genomic DNA includes:
- the LOC104699076 gene encoding uncharacterized protein LOC104699076: protein MPFGLKNAGATYQRLVNMMFASLLGRTMEVYIDDMLVKSLIAEQHIEYLAECFDILDHFQMKLNPTKCTFGVTSGEFLGIEANPKQIEAILGLLSPTNKREVQRLTGCIAALNRFIARSTDKCLPFYQLLRGNKDFPCDEECEAAFRGVLVRDDRGDQKPIFYTSKALNDAESRYSTLEKLALAVIIAARKLRPYFQSHSVVVLTDQPLRTFLHSPLQSGRMAKWAVELSEYDIKYRSRPSLKSQVMADFITELSLDLDDPNPREEHWAMFVDGSSTNVGSRVGLILRSPTGEVLEQALKLNFRASNNKTEYKAVLAGLRLAQGLRVTHFQVFCDLQLVVSQFSGEFDAKNKRMGAYSQLVRALSGEFTSFSLTKVPRNENASADALAALANSSEPDLRRIIPIECIDAPSIDPDNQITVINDDSVPMEVNEPVEDLTDVTKPPDDWQIEIKLYISDGVVPPDRWAARRLKARSVRYILLDGELFRRSASRVFFTCVTQDEAERIMMAVHEGVGGNHSGGRTLALKIKKDGHYWPTMMTDCEAFAAKCEACQRHGPMRHIPPELLNTMTAPYPFMRWAMDAIGPLPTSKYKKYVLVLTDFFTKSVEAESFTRIQSLDVTNFIWKNIICRHELPYEIVTDNGTQFTSMITRRFLTKWQIRLNTSTPRYPQGNGQAKTTNKSIVDGLKKRLG from the exons ATGCCGTTCGGACTAAAGAACGCTGGAGCAACCTACCAACGACTGGTAAACATGATGTTCGCTAGTTTGCTTGGAAGaaccatggaagtctacatcgacGATATGCTGGTTAAATCTTTGATCGCAGAGCAGCACATCGAGTATCTCGCTGAGTGTTTCGATATCTTGGATCATTTCCAGATGAAACTGAATCCAACGAAGTGTACATTCGGAGTCACTTCAGGCGAATTCTTGGGGATAGAAGCAAACCCTAAACAAATCGAAGCCATATTGGGACTATTGTCGCCGACCAACAAGCGAGAAGTGCAACGCCTGACCGGCTGCATTGCAGCTTTAAATCGCTTCATCGCTCGATCAACAGATAAATGCCTCCCTTTCTACCAACTCCTCCGCGGAAATAAGGATTTTCCCTGCGACGAGGAATGCGAGGCCGCCTTCCG CGGCGTGTTGGTTCGAGACGACCGCGGGGATCAAAAACCTATCTTCTATACGAGTAAAGCACTCAACGACGCGGAGTCACGATACTCCACGCTGGAGAAGCTCGCACTCGCAGTGATCATTGCCGCACGGAAGCTCCGACCCTATTTCCAGTCACATTCCGTCGTCGTGTTAACCGATCAGCCACTCCGAACATTCCTCCATAGCCCCCTCCAATCCGGACGCATGGCGAAATGGGCAGTCGAGCTAAGTGAGTATGACATCAAATACCGCTCCCGTCCAAGCTTGAAGTCGCAAGTCATGGCCGACTTCATCACCGAGCTATCTCTTGACCTCGACGACCCCAATCCTAGGGAAGAGCATTGGGCAATGTTCGTCGATGGTTCGTCGACGAATGTAGGATCCAGAGTGGGACTCATTCTCCGGTCCCCCACCGGTGAAGTTCTCGAGCAAGCATTAAAACTCAACTTCAGAGCATCAAATAACAAAACGGAGTACAAGGCCGTCCTTGCGGGGCTTCGGTTAGCACAAGGACTCAGAGTGACACATTTTCAAGTCTTCTGTGACTTGCAGCTCGTAGTCAGCCAATTCAGTGGAGAGTTCGACGCCAAAAATAAGCGAATGGGGGCGTATAGTCAGTTGGTCCGAGCACTGTCCGGGGAATTCACGTCTTTTTCTCTGACAAAGGTCCCACGGAACGAAAACGCGTCAGCCGACGCCCTCGCAGCCCTGGCAAACAGCTCCGAACCTGATTTACGGCGCATCATCCCGATCGAATGCATCGACGCTCCCAGCATCGACCCCGACAATCAGATAACAGTAATCAACGACGACTCAGTTCCGATGGAGGTCAACGAACCAGTAGAGGATCTGACGGACGTCACGAAGCCTCCGGACGACTGGCAAATTGAGATCAAACTCTATATCTCCGACGGCGTCGTCCCACCAGACAGATGGGCAGCCCGACGCTTAAAGGCTCGAAGTGTCAGATACATCCTCTTGGACGGGGAATTATTCCGCCGAAGCGCGTCCAGAGTTTTCTTTACCTGCGTCACTCAGGACGAGGCCGAGCGAATCATGATGGCGGTGCACGAAGGCGTAGGTGGCAACCATTCTGGCGGACGCACACTCGCcctcaaaataaaaaaggatgGACACTATTGGCCGACCATGATGACCGACTGCGAAGCCTTCGCGGCAAAGTGCGAAGCCTGTCAGCGCCATGGACCAATGCGGCACATCCCGCCCGAACTGCTAAACACCATGACAGCTCCATATCCTTTCATGCGCTGGGCCATGGACGCTATAGGTCCTCTGCCGACGTCAAAATACAAGAAATACGTCCTGGTGCTGACCGATTTTTTCACCAAATCGGTCGAAGCAGAGTCCTTCACAAGGATCCAATCCTTGGACGTAACCAATTTCatatggaagaacatcatatgtAGGCACGAACTTCCATACGAGATTGTCACCGATAACGGCACACAATTCACCTCGATGATCACCAGACGTTTTCTGACGAAGTGGCAAATCCGCCTCAACACTTCGACTCCCCGATACCCGCAAGGAAATGGACAAGCTAAGACCACTAATAAGTCGATCGTCGACGGACTAAAAAAGAGACTTGGTTGA
- the LOC104791435 gene encoding clathrin light chain 3-like, with product MSSSLSNDESGLGESNSSRGADGGDYTGYESRFQSQRFDSSFSDFDSQPEKDLPGDDSSPLSNQGDLPETQSPPFINGSDATNGSILPPPSDMEKEEGFAFREWRRLNALRLEEKEKKEKEMVQQIIETAEQYKADFYSKHNVTIENNKKSNREKEKLFLENQEKFYAEADKNNWKAIAELIPREVPVIESRGKNKNKKPAITVIQGPKPGKPTDLSRMRQVLTKLKHNPPTHMKPKSPSPSGADSNGISEQVTATEKL from the exons atgtcgtCATCTTTGAGCAACGACGAGTCAGGACTCGGTGAGTCAAACTCTTCGAGGGGAGCAGATGGTGGTGACTACACGGGTTACGAGTCTCGATTCCAGTCTCAGCGGTTTGACTCGTCCTTCTCTGATTTTGACTCCCAACCGGAGAAAGACTTACCAGGCGACGATTCGTCTCCTCTGTCCAACCAAGGGGATTTACCGGAGACTCAATCACCGCCGTTCATAAACGGTTCTGATGCTACGAACGGTTCGATTTTGCCGCCTCCATCGGATATGGAGAAAGAGGAAGGTTTTGCTTTTAGAGAGTGGCGAAG GCTAAATGCTCTGAGattggaagagaaagaaaagaaagagaaagagatggttcAGCAAATTATAGAAACAGCAGAGCAATACAAGGCTGACTTCTATAGCAAGCATAACGTTACTATTGAAAACAACAAGAAATCTAACCGCGAGAAAGAGAAG TTGTTTTTGGAGAATCAAGAAAAGTTTTACGCTGAAGCTGACAAAAACAATTGGAAGGCGATTGCGGAACTCATACCTCGTGAAGTACCAGTTATAGAGAGtagagggaagaacaagaacaagaagccaGCTATAACTGTGATCCAAGGACCAAAGCCTGGGAAGCCCACTGATCTGTCTCGTATGCGTCAAGTGCTCACGAAACTCAAGCACAATCCACCAACTCATATGAAGCCAAAATCACCCTCACCATCCGGAGCTGACTCGAATGGGATCAGTGAACAGGTCACAGCTACAGAGAAGTTgtag
- the LOC104791432 gene encoding vacuolar cation/proton exchanger 3, giving the protein MGSIVEPWVTAENGNATAKGSNRELRHGRTAHNMSSSSLRKKSDLRLIQKVPCKTLKNILSNFQEVILGTKLTLLFLAIPLAILANSYHYGRPLIFGLSLIGLTPLAERVSFLTEQLAFYTGPTVGGLLNATCGNATELIIAILALANNKVAVVKYSLLGSILSNLLLVLGTSLFCGGIANIRREQRFDRKQADVNFFLLLMGLLCHLLPLLLKYAATGEVSTSLINNMSLNLSRTSSIVMLIAYIAYLIFQLWTHRQLFEAQEDDDDDAYDDEVTVEETPVIGFWSGFAWLVGMTLVIALLSEYVVATIEEASDSWGLSVGFISIILLPIVGNAAEHAGAIIFAFKNKLDISLGVALGSATQISLFVVPLSVIVAWIMGIKMDLNFNILETSSLALAIIITAFTLQDGTSHYMKGLVLLLCYVIIAACFFVDQIPQKQPNGTIVGIQPKNNPGSGFFSA; this is encoded by the exons ATGGGAAGTATCGTGGAGCCATGGGTGACCGCCGAGAACGGGAACGCGACGGCAAAAGGGTCGAACAGAGAGCTGCGACATGGGAGAACAGCACACAACATGTCTTCATCGTCTCTAAGGAAGAAATCAGACCTGAGACTGATTCAAAAAGTCCCAtgcaaaactctcaagaacattCTCTCTAACTTCCAAGAAGTCATTCTTGGTACTAAGCTCACTCTCTTGTTTCTCGCCATCCCTCTCGCCATTCTCGCCAACTCTTACCACTACGGTCGT CCGTTGATATTTGGACTGAGCTTGATTGGGCTGACACCTCTAGCTGAGCGAGTTAGCTTTTTGACAGA GCAACTAGCTTTCTACACCGGTCCAACAG TGGGCGGTTTGTTAAACGCAACTTGTGGAAACGCTACGGAGCTGATAATCGCGATACTAGCGTTGGCCAATAACAAAGTGGCAGTGGTGAAATACTCTTTATTGGGTTCAATTCTCTCAAACCTTCTCTTGGTTCTCGGCACTTCCCTCTTCTGTGGTGGTATCGCCAATATCCGACGCGAGCAACGGTTCGACCGG AAACAAGCCGACGTGAACTTCTTCTTGCTACTTATGGGTCTGTTATGTCATTTACTGccattattactaaaatatgCAGCGACCGGAGAAGTATCGACCTCTCTGATTAACAACATGTCTCTTAACCTGTCGCGGACAAGCAGCATCGTTATGCTTATTGCTTACATTGCTTACCTCATCTTCCAGCTGTGGACTCACCGCCAATTGTTTGAGGCTCAAGAG gatgatgatgatgatgcttatGATGATGAGGTGACTGTTGAAGAAACTCCGGTGATAGGGTTTTGGAGTGGATTTGCTTGGCTTGTTGGGATGACACTTGTCATCGCATTGCTATCGGAGTATGTTGTGGCTACGATAGAG GAAGCATCGGATTCATGGGGACTGTCAGTGGGTTTCATAAGCATCATATTGCTTCCAATTGTTGGGAACGCAGCTGAGCACGCAGGAGCCATCATTTTCGCATTCAAGAACAAGCTT GACATATCTCTAGGAGTCGCATTGGGCTCTGCAACTCAGATTTCTTTGTTCGTG GTGCCATTGAGTGTTATAGTAGCATGGATCATGGGAATAAAAATGGATCTCAACTTCAATATCCTTGAAACAAGCTCTCTAGCCTTGGCCATTATCATCACAGCCTTCACTTTACAG GATGGAACTTCTCATTACATGAAGGGACTGGTTCTATTGTTGTGTTATGTCATCATCGCGGCATGTTTCTTCGTCGACCAAATCCCCCAAA aaCAACCAAATGGAACTATCGTGGGGATTCAACCCAAGAACAATCCGGGAAGTGGATTCTTCTCAGCTTAA
- the LOC104791434 gene encoding probable envelope ADP,ATP carrier protein, chloroplastic — MEEDRAILTFHRIPSLNSSLLASSPAKSGTVHFPRRRAVSARGDVGFRKFACISMVEKCEQRELAPTMAQLLNNPLAILALVPKDAAIFAAGAIAGAAAKTVTAPLDRIKLLMQTQGIRLGQQSAKKAIGFIEAITMIAKEEGMKGYWKGNLPQVIRVLPYSAVQLLAYESYKNLFKGKDDQLSVIGRLAAGACAGMTSTLLTYPLDVLRLRLAVEPGYRTMSQVALSMLRDEGIASFYYGLGPSLVGIAPYIAVNFCIFDLVKKSLPEEYRQKAQSSLLTAVLSAGIATLTCYPLDTVRRQMQMRGTPYKSIPEAFAGIIDRDGLIGLYRGFLPNALKTLPNSSIRLTTFDMVKRLIATSEKQLQKITDDNRSRDQAQ; from the exons ATGGAAGAAGACAGAGCCATTCTCACATTCCACCGTATCCCTTCCCTCAATTCCTCTCTACTAGCCTCTTCCCCAGCTAAATCCGGCACCGTACATTTCCCCCGCCGCCGCGCCGTGTCCGCTCGCGGAGATGTCGGTTTCCGAAAATTCGCGTGCATTTCAATGGTGGAGAAGTGCGAGCAGAGAGAACTCGCTCCGACGATGGCTCAGCTCTTGAACAATCCTCTTGCTATACTTGCTCTCGTCCCCAAAGATGCCGCAATCTTCGCCGCTGGTGCTATCGCCGGAGCCGCCGCTAAAACTGTTACTGCTCCTCTTGACCGTATCAAGCTTCTTATGCAG ACACAAGGTATACGACTAGGACAACAGAGTGCAAAGAAGGCTATAGGATTTATAGAG gcAATTACTATGAtagctaaagaagaaggaatGAAAGGTTACTGGAAGGGAAACTTACCTCAG GTTATAAGAGTGTTACCTTACAGCGCGGTTCAGCTTTTGGCTTACGAGAGTTACAAG AACTTGTTCAAAGGTAAAGATGACCAGCTCTCAGTAATCGGAAGACTTGCAGCGGGTGCTTGTGCTGGCATGACTTCTACTTTG TTGACATACCCACTAGATGTTTTGAGATTGAGGTTGGCTGTTGAACCTGGGTACCGAACAATGTCTCAG GTTGCTTTGAGTATGCTCCGTGATGAAGGAATCGCATCTTTCTATTACGGTCTAGGACCTTCTCTAGTAGGGATAGCTCCATACATTGCTGTAAACTTTTGTATTTTCGATTT GGTGAAGAAGTCTTTACCGGAGGAATATAGACAAAAGGCACAATCTTCTCTGCTCACAGCTGTTCTTTCAGCTGGTATTGCAACACTGACATGTTACCCTCTAGACACTGTGAGACGGCAGATGCAAATGAGAGGGACTCCATACAAGTCAATTCCAGAAGCATTTGCTG GAATTATAGACCGTGATGGGCTTATAGGCTTGTACCGTGGCTTTTTACCCAATGCATTGAAAACTCTTCCAAACAGCAG CATTAGGCTGACAACCTTCGACATGGTAAAACGCCTTATCGCGACAAGTGAGAAGCAGCTTCAAAAGATCACCGATGATAACCGGAGTCGAGACCAAGCTCAATAA
- the LOC104791431 gene encoding calcium-dependent protein kinase 13, which yields MGNCCRSPAAVAREDVKSNYSGHDHGRKDAGGGKKSSSAPIRVLSDVPKENIEDRYLLDRELGRGEFGVTYLCIERSSRDLLACKSISKRKLRTAVDIEDVKREVAIMKHLPKSSSIVTLKEACEDDNAVHLVMELCEGGELFDRIVARGHYTERAAAGVTKTIVEVVQLCHKHGVIHRDLKPENFLFANKKENSPLKAIDFGLSIFFKQGEKFSEIVGSPYYMAPEVLKRNYGPEIDIWSAGVILYILLCGVPPFWAESEQGVAQAILRGVIDFKREPWPNISETAKNLVRQMLEPDPKRRLTAKQVLEHPWIQNAKKAPNVPLGDVVKSRLKQFSVMNRFKRKALRVIAEFLSTEEVEDIKVMFNKMDTDNDGIVSIEELKAGLRDFNTQLAESEVQMLIEAVDTKGKGTLDYGEFVAVSLHLQKVANDEHLRKAFSYFDKDGSGYILPQELCDALKEDGGDDCVDVANDIFQEVDTDKDGRISYEEFAAMMKTGTDWRKASRHYSRGRFNSLSIKLMKDGSLNLGNE from the exons ATGGGGAACTGTTGCAGATCTCCCGCTGCAGTAGCTAGAGAAGACGTCAAATCCAACTATTCCGGCCACGATCACGGCCGCAAAGACGCTGGCGGCGGTAAAAAATCATCATCCGCGCCGATTCGAGTTCTCAGCGATGTTCCCAAGGAGAATATCGAGGACCGCTACTTGCTAGACCGAGAGCTAGGTCGCGGCGAGTTCGGTGTCACTTACCTCTGTATCGAGAGGTCCTCGCGCGACCTGCTCGCTTGCAAGTCGATCTCCAAGAGGAAGCTCAGGACTGCTGTTGATATCGAGGATGTTAAGAGAGAAGTGGCGATTATGAAACATTTGCCTAAGAGTTCGAGTATTGTTACTTTGAAAGAAGCTTGTGAGGATGATAATGCTGTGCATTTGGTTATGGAGCTTTGTGAAGGTGGTGAGCTTTTCGATCGGATTGTTGCCAGAGGGCATTATACGGAGCGTGCTGCCGCGGGTGTTACTAAGACGATTGTTGAGGTTGTGCAGCTTTGTCACAAGCATGGTGTCATTCATAGAGATTTGAAGCCTGAGAATTTTTTGTTCGCTAACAAGAAGGAGAACTCGCCCTTGAAAGCTATTGATTTTGGATTGTCCATTTTCTTCAAGCAAG GTGAGAAGTTCTCCGAGATTGTTGGGAGTCCGTATTACATGGCACCTGAGGTGCTGAAGCGGAACTATGGACCCGAAATAGATATTTGGAGTGCTGGTGTTATTCTTTATATTCTGTTGTGTGGAGTTCCCCCATTCTGGGCAG AGTCAGAACAGGGAGTTGCTCAGGCTATTCTGCGCGGGGTAATTGATTTTAAGAGGGAACCGTGGCCAAACATTTCTGAGACCGCTAAGAATCTAGTCAGACAAATGTTAGAGCCTGATCCAAAGCGCCGGCTGACTGCAAAGCAAGTGCTTG AGCACCCATGGATTCAGAACGCAAAGAAAGCTCCCAATGTTCCTCTTGGAGATGTTGTGAAGTCGAGGTTGAAGCAATTTtcagtgatgaacagattcAAGAGAAAAGCTTTGAGG GTGATTGCCGAATTTTTATCTACCGAGGAAGTAGAAGACATCAAAGTAATGTTCAACAAGATGGATACTGATAATGATGGTATAGTTTCCATTGAGGAGTTGAAAGCCGGGCTTCGCGATTTTAATACACAGCTAGCAGAATCAGAAGTTCAGATGCTTATTGAAGCG GTGGATACTAAAGGGAAAGGAACTCTAGACTATGGGGAATTTGTTGCAGTTTCTCTCCACCTGCAAAAGGTAGCAAACGATGAGCATCTCCGCAAAGCCTTCTCGTACTTTGACAAGGATGGAAGCGGGTACATATTGCCTCAAGAGCTTTGTGACGCCTTAAAGGAAGATGGAGGAGATGACTGTGTGGATGTCGCCAATGATATATTCCAAGAAGTTGACACAGACAAG GATGGGCGAATAAGCTACGAAGAGTTTGCAGCAATGATGAAAACAGGAACGGATTGGAGAAAGGCGTCACGTCATTACTCGAGAGGTAGATTCAATAGCCTAAGCATCAAGCTAATGAAAGACGGATCTTTGAACCTAGGCAATGAATAG
- the LOC104791433 gene encoding high mobility group B protein 1, with protein MKTTKGKDKVKTTKEALKPADDRKVGKRKAPAEKASKRETRKEKKAKKDPNKPKRAPSAFFVFLEDFRITFKKENPNVKAVSAVGKAGGQKWKSMSQAEKAPYEEKAAKRKAEYEKQMDAYNKNMEEGSDESEKSRSEVNDEDEASGEEELLEKEVAGDDEEEDEDDEDDEEEE; from the exons ATGAAAACAACAAAGGGGAAAGATAAAGTTAAGACCACAAAAGAAGCCTTGAAGCCAGCCGATGACAG GAAAGTGGGAAAGAGGAAGGCACCAGCTGAGAAGGCTAGCAAACGAGAGACTCGTAAAGAGAAGAAAGCTAAAAAGGATCCGAACAAACCCAAAAGAGCTCCTAGTGCTTTCTTTGTCTTTCT aGAAGATTTTAGGATAACATTCAAGAAAGAAAATCCAAATGTGAAGGCCGTCTCTGCA GTTGGGAAAGCTGGAGGGCAGAAATGGAAGTCAATGTCTCAAGCT GAAAAAGCTCCATATGAAGAGAAAGCTGCAAAGAGGAAAGCTGAATATGAGAAGCAAATGGATGCATACAACAAAAACATG GAGGAAGGGAGTGATGAATCTGAAAAGTCTAGATCTGAGGtgaatgatgaagatgaagccaGTGGGGAG GAAGAACTACTAGAGAAGGAAGTAGcaggtgatgatgaagaagaggacgaagatgatgaggacgacgaggaagaagagTAA
- the LOC104699077 gene encoding uncharacterized protein LOC104699077, which yields MILGPPEDCADSVRALKKRGRQVCSLQAAPSKPPLCLDPISFTSEDAKGIQHPHSDPLVIEVSMGDFDVERVLVDTGSTVNVICWQTLDKMGVTPEQLKPESRTLTGYDGVVKLLMGDVKLQVRAGGLSWKTKFVVIVAPPVYNAILGVLWIYAMQAVPLTYHLCIKFPTTTGIRTLYGDQRVARTCSGIEKKQRKTKDA from the coding sequence ATGATACTTGGCCCACCAGAGGACTGCGCCGACTCCGTCCGCGCACTAAAGAAGAGGGGGCGTCAAGTTTGCAGCCTTCAGGCAGCCCCAAGCAAACCTCCACTCTGCTTGGACCCCATATCGTTTACTTCGGAAGACGCCAAGGGAATCCAACACCCCCATTCGGACCCTTTAGTCATCGAAGTCTCCATGGGCGATTTCGACGTCGAACGAGTTTTGGTCGACACGGGGAGTACCGTCAATGTAATATGCTGGCAAACGCTAGATAAAATGGGTGTCACGCCGGAACAACTGAAACCTGAATCTCGAACATTGACGGGCTATGATGGGGTCGTCAAACTTTTGATGGGCGACGTAAAGCTGCAGGTGCGAGCCGGCGGATTGTCCTGGAAGACCAAGTTCGTAGTCATCGTCGCGCCTCCAGTCTACAACGCCATTTTGGGGGTACTGTGGATATACGCGATGCAAGCCGTACCATTGACCTATCACCTCTGCATCAAGTTCCCAACCACCACGGGAATCCGCACACTTTATGGTGACCAGAGAGTAGCCCGAACTTGCTCTGGTAtcgagaagaagcagaggaagactAAAGACGCGTAG